In one Ornithinimicrobium pratense genomic region, the following are encoded:
- a CDS encoding arginine repressor — protein sequence MSSIPTTRGARHQRIADLLERHPVGSQGQLLDLLARDGIIVTQATLSRDLVDLEAVKVRRGRQLVYAVPGQGGDLTPRPAQDSGEISARLARLCQELLVSARAVGNQVVLRTPPGAAQFLASAIDRSDAHDILGTIAGDDTILVITTDPAGGPETAQRLLDLADDGTGERDPG from the coding sequence ATGAGTTCCATCCCGACGACGCGCGGAGCGCGGCACCAGCGGATCGCCGACCTGCTCGAACGTCACCCGGTGGGCTCGCAGGGGCAGCTGCTGGACCTCTTGGCCCGGGACGGCATCATCGTCACCCAGGCCACCCTGTCCCGCGACCTGGTCGACCTGGAGGCCGTCAAGGTCCGGCGGGGGCGCCAGCTCGTGTATGCCGTCCCCGGCCAGGGGGGAGACCTCACGCCGCGACCGGCGCAGGACTCCGGGGAGATCAGCGCCCGGCTTGCCCGGTTGTGCCAGGAGCTGCTGGTCAGCGCCCGGGCGGTGGGCAACCAGGTCGTGCTGCGCACGCCACCGGGGGCCGCGCAGTTCCTCGCCTCGGCCATCGACCGCAGCGACGCCCACGACATCCTGGGCACCATCGCCGGCGACGACACGATCCTGGTGATCACCACCGACCCGGCCGGGGGTCCCGAGACCGCCCAGCGGCTGCTGGACCTGGCCGACGACGGCACGGGCGAGCGCGACCCGGGCTGA
- a CDS encoding phosphotransferase family protein yields the protein MAWEELPREVRSWVGEVLGEPVVGAASQPGGFSPGTADRVITASGRRAFVKGVSPAQNPGTPDLHRREAEVLRSLVDVPEVPQLLASYDDGEWVALVVEDVEGRHPQLPWTEEELRASLAALGDLARRPAPATWPALHEELVGEFGALARLRDSGTQGVPPWVAARLDDLVGLCAQTLPRLAGESVAHTDMRADNLLVTPAGTVRVVDWPWASRGAAWADAVMLLVNVRWGGDLDVRPHLPVLHELGAEPEDVLGLIAALGGSFIEAAAKPPAPGLPTLRAFQRKHGQACVALLEELGA from the coding sequence TTGGCTTGGGAGGAGCTACCCCGGGAGGTCCGCTCCTGGGTGGGCGAGGTCCTGGGCGAGCCGGTGGTGGGCGCGGCCTCCCAGCCCGGCGGCTTCTCCCCTGGCACCGCGGACCGGGTCATCACCGCGTCAGGACGCCGCGCATTCGTCAAGGGGGTGAGCCCGGCCCAGAACCCGGGCACCCCGGACCTGCACCGGCGGGAGGCCGAGGTGCTGCGCAGCCTGGTCGACGTGCCCGAGGTGCCGCAGCTGCTCGCGTCCTACGATGACGGCGAGTGGGTCGCCCTCGTCGTCGAGGATGTCGAGGGCCGGCATCCACAGCTGCCCTGGACGGAGGAGGAGCTGCGGGCCAGCCTCGCCGCGCTGGGCGACCTGGCACGCCGCCCGGCGCCCGCCACCTGGCCGGCGCTGCACGAGGAGCTGGTGGGGGAGTTCGGGGCGCTGGCCCGGCTGCGTGACTCCGGCACCCAGGGAGTGCCCCCCTGGGTCGCGGCCCGCCTCGACGACCTGGTGGGGCTTTGTGCACAGACCCTGCCGCGGCTGGCGGGGGAGTCGGTCGCCCACACGGACATGCGCGCTGACAACCTGTTGGTCACCCCAGCGGGCACGGTGCGTGTGGTCGACTGGCCCTGGGCGTCGCGGGGCGCAGCCTGGGCCGATGCCGTCATGCTCCTCGTCAACGTGCGGTGGGGAGGGGACCTGGACGTGCGTCCGCACCTGCCCGTCCTGCACGAGCTCGGCGCGGAGCCGGAGGACGTCCTTGGCCTCATCGCCGCGTTGGGTGGGTCCTTCATCGAGGCCGCAGCGAAGCCACCGGCGCCGGGGCTGCCGACGCTCCGAGCCTTCCAGCGGAAGCATGGGCAAGCCTGTGTCGCCCTCCTGGAGGAGCTGGGGGCCTGA
- a CDS encoding SDR family NAD(P)-dependent oxidoreductase, translating into MTSDRAPDRVAVITGASRGIGAHLTRALLGAGWHVAGLSRSGGTPEGVEGQPFESFTCDVTDEQAVEATVARVVERHGRIDLLVNNAGAIEPEVPLWEADVETWWRVMVINVRGPFLLTRAVVPHMIGAGGGRVINLNSGSGTRESALLTAYHASKSALARLTGGTALAGAEHGVLAFDLAPGVIESDMTHSMELHRGRTEWTDPEDLKALALAIADGELDGFNGRFVRAGTDDLDTLRERSRSGLAEGARMLRLRPWGNDDPVS; encoded by the coding sequence ATGACTTCCGATCGAGCTCCTGACCGTGTCGCCGTCATCACCGGAGCCTCCCGGGGGATCGGTGCCCACCTGACCCGCGCCCTGCTCGGGGCCGGCTGGCACGTCGCCGGCCTCTCCCGTTCGGGCGGCACACCGGAGGGCGTGGAGGGCCAGCCGTTCGAGTCGTTCACCTGCGACGTCACCGACGAGCAGGCGGTCGAGGCCACCGTGGCCAGGGTCGTGGAGCGGCACGGACGCATTGACCTGCTCGTCAACAACGCCGGCGCGATCGAGCCGGAGGTGCCGCTGTGGGAGGCGGACGTCGAGACCTGGTGGCGGGTGATGGTCATCAACGTGCGCGGCCCCTTCCTGCTGACCCGAGCGGTCGTGCCGCACATGATCGGTGCCGGGGGAGGACGCGTGATCAACCTCAACTCCGGCTCCGGCACCAGGGAGAGCGCCTTGCTCACGGCCTACCACGCCTCCAAGTCCGCGCTGGCCCGGCTGACCGGCGGCACCGCCCTGGCTGGAGCCGAGCACGGGGTGCTCGCCTTCGACCTGGCCCCGGGCGTGATCGAGTCGGACATGACGCATTCCATGGAGCTGCACCGCGGCCGCACCGAATGGACCGACCCCGAGGACCTCAAGGCGCTGGCGCTGGCTATCGCCGACGGTGAGCTCGACGGGTTCAACGGTCGCTTCGTCCGGGCCGGGACCGATGACCTCGACACCCTGCGCGAGCGGTCGAGGTCAGGCCTGGCCGAGGGGGCCCGCATGCTACGCCTGCGCCCCTGGGGCAATGATGACCCCGTGAGCTGA
- the pheT gene encoding phenylalanine--tRNA ligase subunit beta, translated as MRVPVDWLGEYVELPPGVTGEQIAADLVSVGLEEEGLHGGDVTGPLVVGRVLEKYPEPQKNGKTINWCQVDVADANDTGEPQGIVCGADNFEVGDLVAVVLPGGVLPGDFRISARKTYGHVSAGMICSVRELGIGDDHDGIIVLPRLLGEGRVAELGLEPGDNLIPVLGLDREVVEVNVTPDRGYCFSIRGIAREYSHSTGAAYRDPADLPVDPAADGGYPVQLADQAPLDGVPGCDRYLARVVRGIDLTRQTPEWLARRLTEAGMRPIGLAVDVTNYVMLALGQPLHAFDLDTLERPIVVRRARAGERLKTLDDVDRGLDPEDLLITCGPGGERILALAGVMGGEDGEVTPGQTTDVLIESAHFDQRSVARTARRHKLSSEAAKRFERGVDPDVTAAAAQMAVNLLVEHGGGIADPAITDADERAATTLPAIDLDLSLPSAYVGVDYPRERVVEILQMIGCRVEKPDASQAYLPVRVTPPTWRPDLTDAPTLVEEVARIDGYDKIPSVVPRATGGRGLTHAQRSRHAVAYGLAGQGLHEVLTYPFVGESRFDELGLAADDPRRAALRLANPLSDEAPLMRTELLQTLPDTLRRNISRGSRDVALFEIDTVTLPDHTAQAPVPGVGARPSDEVLERIRGAVPSQPLHVAIVAAGQVERAGWWGQGRPLDVTDIVGWGHAVADTLGVPVQRVQTERAPFHPGRCVELTLADGTPVGWAGELHPKVLQRLGLPERTCAAELDLEVLVTASEQPGQAGALSTHPVAGSDVALVVPRTVSYADVEATLRMGAGDLLESIALFDVYVGDQIEDDQQSLAFRMTFRAPDRTLTTEEVNAARDAAVARATRELGAVQR; from the coding sequence ATGCGGGTTCCGGTCGACTGGCTGGGTGAGTATGTCGAGCTGCCGCCGGGGGTGACCGGCGAGCAGATCGCCGCCGACCTCGTCTCCGTCGGACTCGAGGAGGAAGGGCTGCACGGTGGTGACGTCACCGGGCCGCTCGTGGTCGGCCGGGTGCTGGAGAAGTACCCCGAGCCGCAGAAGAACGGCAAGACGATCAACTGGTGCCAGGTGGACGTCGCGGACGCGAATGACACCGGGGAGCCCCAGGGCATCGTCTGCGGCGCTGACAACTTCGAGGTCGGCGACCTCGTCGCGGTGGTCCTCCCCGGTGGGGTGCTGCCCGGAGACTTCCGGATCTCGGCGCGCAAGACCTACGGCCACGTCTCGGCGGGCATGATCTGCTCGGTGCGCGAGCTGGGCATCGGTGATGACCACGATGGCATCATCGTGCTGCCGCGCCTGCTCGGCGAGGGGCGCGTCGCCGAGCTCGGCCTAGAGCCCGGCGACAACCTGATCCCCGTCCTGGGCCTGGACCGCGAGGTCGTCGAGGTCAACGTCACGCCGGATCGCGGCTACTGCTTCTCGATCCGGGGCATCGCTCGGGAGTACTCCCACTCGACCGGCGCGGCATACCGCGACCCGGCCGACCTGCCGGTGGACCCCGCGGCGGACGGCGGGTATCCCGTGCAGCTCGCCGACCAGGCACCGCTGGACGGCGTGCCCGGTTGCGACCGCTACCTGGCTCGGGTCGTCCGGGGCATCGACCTGACCCGGCAGACGCCGGAGTGGCTGGCGCGTCGGCTCACCGAGGCCGGGATGCGCCCCATCGGGCTCGCCGTCGACGTGACGAACTACGTCATGCTCGCCCTTGGCCAGCCGCTGCACGCTTTCGACCTGGACACCCTCGAGCGCCCAATCGTCGTGCGCCGGGCCCGCGCGGGGGAGCGGCTGAAGACCCTCGACGACGTCGACCGCGGCCTCGACCCCGAGGACCTGCTCATCACCTGCGGGCCGGGCGGGGAGCGCATCCTGGCCCTCGCCGGCGTCATGGGCGGCGAGGACGGCGAGGTCACCCCCGGACAGACCACGGACGTGCTGATCGAGTCCGCCCACTTCGACCAGCGCTCGGTGGCCCGGACCGCGCGCCGGCACAAGTTGTCCAGCGAGGCGGCGAAGCGGTTCGAGCGCGGGGTCGACCCCGACGTCACCGCCGCGGCGGCCCAGATGGCCGTCAACTTGCTCGTCGAGCACGGCGGCGGCATCGCGGACCCCGCGATCACCGACGCCGACGAGCGCGCGGCGACCACGCTGCCGGCGATCGACCTGGACCTCTCGCTGCCCAGCGCCTACGTCGGCGTCGACTACCCGCGCGAGCGGGTCGTGGAGATCCTGCAGATGATCGGGTGCCGCGTCGAGAAGCCGGACGCGTCGCAGGCCTACCTCCCGGTGCGTGTCACGCCGCCCACCTGGCGGCCTGACCTCACCGACGCCCCGACCCTGGTGGAGGAAGTGGCGCGGATCGACGGCTACGACAAGATCCCGTCGGTCGTGCCGCGTGCTACCGGGGGCCGAGGCCTCACCCACGCCCAGCGCAGCCGCCACGCCGTGGCCTACGGCCTCGCGGGTCAGGGGCTGCACGAGGTGCTGACCTACCCGTTCGTCGGCGAGAGCCGGTTCGACGAGTTGGGACTGGCCGCGGACGACCCGCGCCGCGCCGCCCTGAGGCTGGCCAACCCGCTGTCGGACGAGGCGCCCCTCATGCGCACCGAGCTGCTGCAGACCCTGCCGGACACCCTGCGACGCAACATCTCCCGCGGCTCGCGGGACGTGGCGCTGTTCGAGATCGACACGGTCACCCTGCCCGACCATACGGCCCAGGCCCCGGTGCCGGGCGTGGGCGCCCGACCCTCCGACGAGGTGCTCGAGCGCATTCGCGGCGCGGTCCCGTCCCAGCCGCTGCACGTCGCGATCGTCGCGGCCGGCCAGGTCGAGCGAGCCGGCTGGTGGGGCCAGGGCAGGCCCCTGGATGTCACCGACATCGTGGGGTGGGGGCACGCGGTCGCCGACACCCTGGGCGTCCCCGTGCAGCGGGTGCAGACCGAGCGTGCGCCCTTCCACCCGGGACGGTGCGTGGAGCTCACGCTGGCTGACGGCACCCCCGTCGGGTGGGCGGGCGAGCTCCACCCCAAGGTGCTGCAGCGCCTGGGTTTGCCGGAGCGGACCTGCGCGGCCGAGCTCGACCTGGAGGTGCTGGTCACGGCCAGCGAACAACCCGGACAGGCCGGCGCGCTGTCCACCCACCCCGTCGCCGGGTCGGACGTCGCCCTGGTGGTCCCCCGCACCGTCTCCTACGCCGATGTGGAGGCCACGTTGCGCATGGGCGCGGGCGACCTGCTGGAGAGCATCGCGCTGTTCGACGTCTACGTCGGTGACCAGATCGAGGACGACCAGCAGTCGCTGGCCTTTCGGATGACCTTCCGCGCCCCGGACCGGACGCTGACCACCGAGGAGGTCAACGCGGCGCGCGATGCGGCGGTGGCCCGCGCGACGCGGGAGCTCGGCGCAGTCCAGCGCTGA
- the pheS gene encoding phenylalanine--tRNA ligase subunit alpha encodes MSGPNNNYDPVEVAALAPEAIEANVADALSAIADAGSLEELKAARLAHAGERSPLALANREIGALPPSAKAEAGKRVGQARGGVNQALAARQAELEAERDERILVEEAIDLTLAPSRRTLGRRHVLTVTAERMADVMVGMGWEIAEGPGVEAEWFNFDALNFDKDHPARQMQDTFFIDPADAGLVLRTHTSPVQARSLLERGAPLYVAVPGKTFRTDELDATHTPVFHQMEGLAIDEGLTMAHLKGTLDRLAEAMFGEGIVSRLRPAFFPFTEPSAEMDFQCFVCRGEPSAAQCRTCGGTGWIEWGGCGMVHHNVLRACGIDPERYQGFAFGMGVERTAMFRHGIADMRELIEGDVRFNAQFGMEI; translated from the coding sequence GTGTCCGGTCCCAACAACAACTACGACCCCGTCGAGGTCGCTGCCCTCGCCCCGGAGGCGATCGAGGCCAACGTCGCCGACGCCCTGAGCGCCATCGCCGACGCAGGCTCCCTGGAGGAGCTCAAGGCCGCCCGACTGGCGCACGCCGGTGAGCGGTCACCGCTCGCCCTGGCCAACCGCGAGATCGGTGCTCTGCCGCCCAGTGCCAAGGCCGAGGCCGGCAAGCGGGTGGGTCAGGCCCGCGGAGGGGTGAACCAGGCCCTGGCCGCCCGGCAGGCCGAACTCGAGGCGGAGCGCGACGAGCGGATCCTCGTCGAGGAGGCCATCGATCTCACTTTGGCGCCATCCCGCCGGACCCTCGGGCGGCGCCACGTGCTCACCGTCACGGCCGAGCGGATGGCCGACGTGATGGTCGGCATGGGCTGGGAGATCGCCGAGGGCCCCGGGGTCGAGGCCGAGTGGTTCAACTTCGACGCGCTCAACTTCGACAAGGACCACCCGGCCCGGCAGATGCAGGACACCTTCTTCATCGACCCGGCCGACGCCGGGCTGGTGCTGCGCACCCACACCTCCCCGGTCCAGGCGCGCAGCCTGCTGGAGCGGGGGGCACCGCTCTACGTCGCGGTGCCGGGCAAGACCTTCCGTACCGACGAGCTGGACGCCACGCACACCCCGGTCTTCCACCAGATGGAAGGCCTGGCGATCGACGAGGGCCTGACCATGGCCCACCTCAAGGGCACCCTCGACCGGCTGGCCGAGGCGATGTTCGGCGAGGGGATCGTCAGCCGCCTGCGGCCCGCGTTCTTCCCGTTCACCGAGCCGAGCGCGGAGATGGACTTCCAGTGCTTCGTGTGCCGGGGGGAACCGAGTGCCGCGCAGTGTCGAACCTGTGGCGGCACCGGCTGGATCGAGTGGGGCGGCTGCGGCATGGTCCACCACAACGTCCTGCGCGCCTGCGGCATCGACCCGGAGCGCTACCAGGGCTTCGCCTTCGGGATGGGCGTGGAGCGGACCGCGATGTTCCGCCACGGCATCGCCGACATGCGCGAGCTGATCGAGGGAGACGTGCGCTTCAACGCGCAGTTCGGGATGGAGATCTGA
- a CDS encoding DUF368 domain-containing protein gives MPSPLTSSLHAARGAAIGLSEVVPGISGGTVALIVGVYERLITSAGHFVGAARLLLSDRDAARREFAQIRWDVVIPVLLGMLPAVVIGARLLGPLVENHPVPTFALFLGMSLAAITVPAGMVGPAWTWPRVGLATVVAALVFFLVGIPPQQVPTHLVLVFLAASVAVCALALPGLSGSFLLLTLGLYTPTITALNERQWVYIGVFAAGVVVGLSLFVRLLQHLLEKHHVTTLVVVTGTIAGAVRALWPWQDEDRTMLAPSGDLGLPVALFFAGVALVLGLAWLGRRGEEHQQALEVAEKVAEADEADEGARDSGPHSGPRTR, from the coding sequence ATGCCCTCCCCCCTGACCTCGTCGCTGCACGCTGCCCGCGGGGCGGCAATCGGGCTGTCCGAGGTGGTCCCCGGCATCAGTGGCGGCACGGTCGCGCTCATCGTCGGGGTCTATGAGCGGCTCATCACCTCCGCCGGCCACTTCGTCGGGGCTGCCCGCCTGCTGCTCAGCGACCGGGATGCAGCACGACGGGAGTTCGCCCAGATCCGCTGGGACGTCGTCATCCCCGTCCTGCTGGGCATGCTCCCGGCGGTGGTCATCGGGGCCAGACTGCTCGGCCCGTTGGTGGAGAACCACCCCGTGCCGACGTTTGCCCTCTTCCTCGGCATGAGCCTGGCCGCCATCACCGTCCCGGCAGGCATGGTCGGCCCGGCGTGGACCTGGCCGCGGGTGGGGCTGGCGACCGTGGTCGCGGCACTCGTCTTCTTCCTGGTCGGCATCCCTCCTCAGCAGGTGCCGACCCACCTCGTGCTGGTCTTCCTCGCGGCTTCGGTCGCGGTGTGCGCACTCGCACTCCCCGGGCTCTCCGGATCCTTCCTGCTGCTGACGCTCGGTCTGTACACCCCGACGATCACCGCCCTCAACGAGCGGCAGTGGGTCTACATCGGCGTGTTCGCCGCCGGGGTGGTGGTGGGGCTCTCGCTGTTCGTCCGGCTCCTGCAGCACCTGCTGGAGAAGCATCACGTGACCACGCTGGTGGTGGTCACCGGAACCATCGCCGGCGCGGTGCGGGCCCTGTGGCCGTGGCAGGACGAGGACCGGACGATGCTGGCCCCCAGCGGCGACCTCGGTCTGCCGGTGGCGCTGTTCTTCGCGGGTGTCGCCCTGGTGCTCGGCCTGGCCTGGCTGGGCCGCCGGGGCGAGGAGCACCAGCAGGCGCTGGAGGTCGCCGAGAAGGTCGCGGAGGCCGACGAGGCGGACGAGGGCGCGCGTGACTCCGGACCCCACTCCGGACCCCGCACCCGCTGA
- a CDS encoding TrmH family RNA methyltransferase, with product MTDRPLVLSNPRSERVRQVAALGRRAARERSGRFLVEGPQAVRELLRYAPEAVEQVYLTEAAAHRHPGLLPDRGHASPPTGDTVRPRPATRPAPDRGHGPRLAWCTEQVISAMADTGAPQGVVAVAQKVDVPLAQALDAVGVAGFVVVLTHVRDPGNAGTVLRGADAFGASAVLVSDASVDVYNPKVVRATVGSLFHLPVSVGTPVPELLRACRERGIRLLAADGAGGTALPDVDLAGAHAWVMGNEAWGLEPEVLALCDAAVSIPIQRAESLNLAMAATVCLHASGSVREQ from the coding sequence ATGACCGACCGACCCTTGGTGCTGAGCAACCCTCGCAGCGAGCGGGTCCGGCAGGTCGCTGCGCTGGGGCGTCGTGCTGCCCGGGAGCGTTCGGGCCGGTTCCTCGTCGAAGGCCCGCAGGCGGTGCGCGAGCTGCTGCGATATGCCCCGGAGGCCGTCGAGCAGGTGTACCTGACCGAGGCCGCAGCCCATCGACACCCGGGCCTCCTCCCCGACCGGGGACACGCTTCGCCCCCGACCGGCGACACGGTTCGCCCCCGACCGGCGACACGTCCCGCGCCCGACCGGGGACACGGGCCGCGCCTCGCGTGGTGCACGGAGCAGGTGATCTCGGCGATGGCTGACACGGGCGCCCCTCAGGGCGTGGTCGCGGTCGCGCAGAAGGTCGACGTGCCGCTGGCGCAGGCGCTGGACGCGGTGGGGGTGGCCGGCTTTGTGGTCGTCCTCACCCACGTCCGCGACCCCGGCAACGCCGGGACGGTCCTGCGGGGGGCCGACGCCTTCGGCGCTTCAGCGGTGCTGGTCAGCGACGCCTCGGTCGATGTGTACAACCCCAAGGTCGTCCGCGCGACCGTCGGCTCCCTGTTCCACCTGCCGGTGTCGGTGGGGACACCGGTGCCCGAGCTGCTCCGGGCCTGCCGGGAGCGGGGGATCCGGCTGCTGGCGGCCGACGGGGCGGGCGGGACCGCCCTGCCCGACGTCGACCTGGCCGGGGCGCACGCCTGGGTGATGGGCAACGAGGCCTGGGGGCTGGAGCCGGAGGTGCTCGCCCTGTGCGACGCAGCGGTTTCGATCCCCATCCAGCGGGCCGAGTCGCTCAACCTGGCGATGGCAGCCACGGTGTGCCTGCACGCCTCCGGCAGCGTGCGGGAGCAGTGA
- the rplT gene encoding 50S ribosomal protein L20, with amino-acid sequence MARVKRAVNAHKKRRVVLERASGYRGQRSRLYRKAKEQVTHSLVYSYNDRRKRKGDFRRLWIQRINAGARANGMTYNRFIQGLKVAGIEVDRRMLAELAVHDEAAFAALVELARVNVPATEDAQAGSAA; translated from the coding sequence GTGGCACGCGTGAAGCGGGCGGTCAACGCCCACAAGAAGCGCCGGGTCGTTCTGGAGCGCGCCAGCGGTTACCGCGGCCAGCGCAGCCGGCTCTACCGCAAGGCCAAGGAGCAGGTCACCCACTCGCTGGTCTACAGCTACAACGACCGGCGCAAGCGCAAGGGTGACTTCCGTCGCCTCTGGATCCAGCGGATCAACGCCGGCGCCCGCGCCAACGGCATGACCTATAACCGGTTCATCCAGGGCCTGAAGGTCGCCGGTATCGAGGTCGACCGCCGCATGCTGGCCGAGCTCGCGGTGCACGATGAGGCCGCCTTCGCCGCGCTCGTCGAGCTGGCCCGCGTGAACGTCCCGGCCACCGAGGACGCTCAGGCCGGCTCCGCGGCCTGA
- the rpmI gene encoding 50S ribosomal protein L35: MPKMKTHSGAKKRFRVTGKGKIMHQRARHVHKFQERRASQARRLVNDKEVAPSDVRRVKKMLGL; encoded by the coding sequence ATGCCGAAGATGAAGACCCACAGCGGTGCCAAGAAGCGCTTCCGCGTCACGGGCAAGGGCAAGATCATGCACCAGCGTGCCCGGCACGTGCACAAGTTCCAGGAGCGCCGCGCCTCGCAGGCCCGTCGCCTGGTCAACGACAAGGAGGTCGCGCCCAGCGACGTCCGCCGGGTGAAGAAGATGCTCGGCCTCTGA
- the infC gene encoding translation initiation factor IF-3 — MSEPRINDRIRVPEVRLVGPNGEQVGIVRVEDALRLAAEADLDLVEVAPQARPPVAKLMDFGKYKYEAAMKARESRKNQINTIIKEIKLRPKIDKHDYETKKGHVVRFLKGGDKVKVTIMFRGREQSRPELGFRLLQRLAEDVAELGFVESQPKQDGRNMVMVLGPSKKKTAVRQEKRRDAEREAQDGSDSSSDASDDTTVETAAETAPETTQETTDA, encoded by the coding sequence ATCAGCGAACCTCGCATCAACGACCGCATCCGGGTGCCGGAAGTGCGGTTGGTGGGCCCCAACGGGGAACAGGTCGGCATCGTGCGCGTCGAGGACGCGCTGCGACTGGCGGCCGAGGCCGACCTCGACCTGGTCGAGGTCGCCCCTCAGGCGCGTCCGCCGGTCGCCAAGCTCATGGACTTCGGCAAGTACAAGTACGAAGCCGCCATGAAGGCCCGGGAGTCCCGCAAGAACCAGATCAACACGATCATCAAGGAGATCAAGCTCCGCCCCAAGATCGACAAGCACGACTACGAGACCAAGAAGGGTCACGTCGTGCGGTTCCTCAAGGGTGGCGACAAGGTCAAGGTGACGATCATGTTCCGCGGTCGCGAGCAGTCGCGGCCCGAGCTGGGTTTCCGGCTGCTGCAGCGGCTGGCCGAGGATGTTGCCGAGCTGGGCTTCGTGGAAAGCCAGCCCAAGCAGGACGGTCGCAACATGGTGATGGTCCTGGGGCCGAGCAAGAAGAAGACCGCGGTGCGCCAGGAGAAGCGGCGTGACGCCGAGCGCGAAGCGCAGGATGGCTCGGACAGCTCGTCGGACGCCTCCGACGACACCACCGTGGAGACCGCCGCCGAGACCGCTCCGGAGACCACTCAGGAGACCACGGACGCCTGA
- a CDS encoding winged helix-turn-helix domain-containing protein — MVAQAGPLGDRTGVPVVPQEQPAEVALIVVLSPTTVAHVGQIAQAGWDGPVLAVGSVEEARALLENSWPPAGERRTPYRPARPQLSPAPETPDRAGLSLDPDRRKVVHHGHECTLTPLEFGVLEVLMQRPGQIQRFAELTRLVWGTTFTGDSAHLHAVVRRLRRKLEGVRAPVELVAVRGVGFRLSGVVPVDDPRTRRSGVGDVPWAGSVASP, encoded by the coding sequence ATGGTGGCTCAGGCCGGTCCGCTGGGTGACCGGACAGGGGTGCCGGTGGTCCCTCAGGAGCAGCCGGCCGAGGTGGCCCTCATTGTGGTGCTCTCACCCACGACCGTCGCACACGTCGGCCAGATCGCCCAGGCCGGGTGGGACGGCCCGGTCCTGGCGGTCGGCTCGGTCGAGGAGGCCCGGGCCCTGCTGGAGAACTCGTGGCCCCCGGCAGGGGAGCGGCGCACGCCATACCGGCCCGCCCGCCCCCAGCTCTCGCCGGCCCCCGAGACACCCGATCGAGCTGGGCTCAGCCTTGACCCCGACCGGCGCAAGGTGGTGCACCACGGGCACGAGTGCACCCTCACCCCGCTGGAGTTCGGGGTGCTGGAGGTGCTCATGCAACGCCCTGGGCAGATCCAGCGCTTCGCCGAGTTGACCCGCCTGGTGTGGGGCACCACCTTCACCGGGGACTCGGCCCACCTGCACGCGGTGGTGCGCCGGCTGCGCCGCAAGTTGGAGGGCGTGCGGGCCCCCGTGGAGCTGGTGGCCGTCCGCGGGGTCGGTTTCCGCCTCAGCGGCGTGGTTCCGGTCGACGATCCTCGGACGAGGCGGTCCGGCGTGGGTGACGTGCCGTGGGCGGGGTCGGTTGCCTCGCCGTGA
- a CDS encoding winged helix-turn-helix domain-containing protein, which translates to MLDPDRQLVLSGGRRAHLTPLEYDVLHALLVEPGRVRDYAELTEQVWGTRHVGEAAQVHSVVKRVRRKLDRIASPVQVQVVHGVGFRAVVQPVAAPTDESGHDQVKGQ; encoded by the coding sequence GTGCTGGACCCCGACCGTCAGCTGGTGCTCAGCGGTGGCCGACGAGCCCACCTGACGCCGCTGGAGTACGACGTGCTCCACGCGCTGCTGGTCGAGCCCGGCCGGGTCCGCGACTACGCCGAGCTCACCGAGCAGGTCTGGGGGACGCGCCACGTGGGTGAGGCCGCGCAGGTGCACTCGGTGGTCAAGAGGGTCCGGCGCAAGCTGGACCGGATTGCCAGCCCGGTGCAGGTGCAGGTGGTCCACGGAGTCGGTTTCCGGGCGGTGGTCCAGCCCGTCGCCGCCCCGACCGACGAGAGCGGTCACGATCAGGTCAAGGGACAGTAA